From the Helicoverpa armigera isolate CAAS_96S chromosome 27, ASM3070526v1, whole genome shotgun sequence genome, one window contains:
- the LOC126055292 gene encoding uncharacterized protein LOC126055292 produces MSLSARSSSGSWSRAGGAPPDIIDLDKFMRGAVRPPRPEPALRCDQLVVDAGGFGRKQPPPPPAAPLPAPSRASSSSGSRPPPHAKRFSHDSGLSDGSYARRKTRAARRGAGEARRGAAEARPPPDNASLRAFRAVCERALLDQQAQIARVAALCERLSERPPRPPRAHPPSPDTSDVSSSSRSTRDQRRKDKHRTEECKTYKIIMNKLDELNRLFAARARSPAAPPAPRAPPPRRAAPSSVSVSVSDKVVATEPERAALAARAGSGSARLSALRAVTHACALDIPPRDPPLRYNVATESVLQADSRVPSSAGDPRCGFDLDDPVHLYSQAKRLQALPAATRRARSVETAERRGRRAGGERARARAGGGARLAEFWHEFFGRPPADTMENAFEVIDDSSPCGWPKVQMLCTSL; encoded by the exons ATGTCGCTGTCGGCGCGCTCGTCGTCGGGCTCGTGGTCGCGAGCCGGCGGCGCGCCGCCCGACATCATCGACCTCGACAAGTTCATGCGCGGCGCCGTGCGGCCCCCGCGCCCCGAGCCCGCGCTGCGCTGCGACCAGCTCGTGGTGGACGCGGGCGGCTTCGGGCGCaagcagccgccgccgccgcccgccgcgccgctccCCGCGCCCTCACGCGCGTCGAGCAGTAGTGGCAGCCGCCCGCCGCCGCACGCCAAGCGCTTCTCGCACGACTCCGGCCTGTCGGACGGCAGCTACGCGCGCCGCAAgacgcgggcggcgcggcgcggcgcgggcgaggcgcggcgcggcgcggccgaGGCGCGGCCGCCGCCCGACAACGCCTCGCTGCGCGCCTTCCGCGCCGTGTGCGAGCGCGCGCTGCTCGACCAGCAAGCGCAGATAGCCCGCGTGGCGGCGCTGTGCGAGCGCCTGTCCGAgcgccccccgcgcccgccCCGCGCGCACCCGCCCTCGCCCGACACCAGCGACGTGTCCTCCTCCAGCCGCAGCACGCGCGACCAGCGCCGCAAGGACAAGCACCGG ACGGAGGAGTGCAAGACGTACAAGATCATCATGAACAAGCTAGACGAGCTGAACCGTCTGttcgcggcgcgcgcgcgctcccccgccgccccgcccgcgccccgcgcgccgcccccgcgccgcgccgcgccctcGTCGGTGTCGGTGTCGGTGTCGGACAAGGTGGTGGCCACGGAGCCCGAgcgcgcggcgctggcggcgcgggcgggctCGGGCAGCGCGCGGCTGTCGGCGCTGCGCGCGGTGACGCACGCGTGCGCGCTGGACATCCCGCCGCGCGACCCGCCGCTGCGCTACAACGTGGCCACGGAGAGCGTGCTGCAGGCCGACTCCCGCGTGCCCTCCAGCGCCGGCGACCCGCGCTGCGGCTTCGACCTCGACGACCCCGTGCAT TTGTACTCGCAAGCGAAACGCCTGCAAGCGCTGCCGGCGGCgacgcggcgcgcgcgcagcgtggagacggcggagcggcgcgggcggcgggcgggcggcgagcgggcgcgggcgcgggcgggcggcggggcgcggcTCGCT GAGTTTTGGCATGAGTTTTTTGGTCGGCCGCCTGCTGACACCATGGAGAATGCTTTTGAGGTGATTGATGACTCGTCACCGTGCGGGTGGCCCAAAGTGCAGATGTTATGCACTAGCCTTTAG
- the LOC110380420 gene encoding small ribosomal subunit protein eS21, with the protein MQNDAGEFVDLYCPRKCSASNRLIHAKDHASVQLVIADVDPATGRAADTAKMYVVCGAIRRMGESDDCIVRLTKKDGILTKNY; encoded by the exons ATGCAGAACGACGCCGGAGAATTCGTTGACTTGTACTGCCCGAGGAAATG CTCGGCCAGCAACCGTCTGATCCACGCGAAGGACCACGCGTCGGTGCAGCTGGTGATCGCGGACGTGGACCCCGCCACGGGCCGCGCCGCCGACACCGCCAAGATGTACGTCGTGTGCGGCGCCATCCGCCGCATGGGCGAGTCCGACGACTGCATCGTGCGCCTCACCAAGAAGGACGGCATACTGACTAA gaactactga